Proteins from a single region of Chloroherpeton thalassium ATCC 35110:
- the speE gene encoding polyamine aminopropyltransferase, giving the protein MSGKSLGKHILVEFYDCTPEVLDDVIHIERSMVKAAEIANATIINTGFHHFSPYGVSGVVVIQESHLTIHTWPEYGYASVDIFSCGDTVDPWAAYTSLKEALGAKSGSTMELRRGQEKLLNKQYNIPVFGEETPQREMQYSPQYARNIWFTEKGHNIALSLRHTGDLLYRKRSPYQRVEIYDTFAYGKMLTIDGLVMCTEKDEYVYHEMISHVPMLTHPNPKRVLVIGGGDGGTIREILRHESLEEVVMVEIDGAVVEACREFLPAIASEFENPKLDLRIEDGVKYVMESPDKSFDIVIVDSSDPVGPNEGLFTEEFYRNAYRILADDGIMVTQSESPRMNVRTFKELFHLYKKIFGMENVFCYLAFIPTYTSGMWSFSYSTKCSAHPLKNLDRERAAEFSREQHLKYYNEGVHQGAFALPNFVVELLEEDITVEHTL; this is encoded by the coding sequence ATGTCAGGAAAATCGCTGGGAAAGCACATTTTAGTTGAATTTTACGACTGCACACCGGAAGTGCTCGATGATGTGATTCATATTGAGCGTTCCATGGTGAAAGCAGCCGAAATCGCCAATGCCACGATTATCAACACCGGGTTTCATCATTTCTCACCCTATGGCGTTTCCGGTGTCGTCGTTATTCAAGAAAGTCATTTAACCATTCACACTTGGCCTGAGTACGGTTATGCCTCGGTGGATATTTTTTCGTGCGGAGATACGGTTGATCCGTGGGCAGCTTACACTTCGCTAAAAGAAGCGCTTGGCGCAAAAAGCGGTTCAACAATGGAACTGCGGCGCGGCCAGGAAAAACTGCTGAACAAGCAATACAACATTCCAGTTTTTGGTGAGGAAACGCCTCAGCGCGAAATGCAATACTCGCCGCAATATGCCAGAAATATTTGGTTCACTGAAAAAGGTCACAACATTGCGCTTTCGTTGCGCCACACCGGCGATTTGCTTTATCGCAAGCGCTCGCCTTATCAGCGTGTTGAGATCTATGACACCTTCGCTTACGGCAAAATGCTCACCATCGACGGGCTGGTGATGTGTACCGAAAAAGATGAATATGTTTATCATGAGATGATTTCGCATGTGCCAATGCTCACGCATCCCAACCCAAAGCGTGTGTTGGTGATTGGCGGCGGCGACGGCGGAACGATTCGCGAGATTTTGCGTCACGAATCGCTTGAAGAAGTTGTCATGGTCGAAATTGACGGCGCTGTGGTCGAAGCTTGCCGCGAATTTTTACCGGCGATCGCCTCAGAATTTGAGAATCCCAAGCTCGACTTGCGCATCGAAGATGGCGTGAAGTATGTCATGGAATCGCCGGATAAATCATTCGATATTGTCATCGTGGATTCGTCCGACCCGGTTGGGCCAAACGAAGGGCTTTTTACGGAGGAATTTTACCGCAATGCGTATCGTATTTTGGCCGACGATGGCATCATGGTGACGCAGAGCGAGTCGCCAAGAATGAATGTGAGAACGTTCAAAGAGCTGTTCCATCTCTATAAAAAGATTTTCGGCATGGAAAATGTCTTTTGTTACTTGGCGTTCATTCCAACCTACACCTCCGGTATGTGGAGCTTTTCCTATTCAACCAAATGCAGCGCTCATCCTTTGAAAAACCTCGATCGTGAGCGTGCCGCTGAATTCAGCCGCGAGCAGCACTTGAAATATTATAACGAGGGTGTGCATCAAGGCGCTTTTGCTCTGCCGAATTTTGTCGTTGAGCTTTTGGAAGAAGACATCACGGTGGAACATACGTTATAG
- a CDS encoding ABC transporter permease — protein sequence MNIKELFLIELIKVQKRKAFWVTVGFYAFFGAIFLWIISQGSFSVNSEIYQGFSLPNDWMSVLGQFKLFSIIYLPVTIILLSSDEFANRTARQNIIDGLTREDYFLSKLILVFFISAVYLLLFIGLGLAVASFKQAVSHNAIRLLEINLFTSYFVLLIGYGTLALFFSFLAQNTANALVFYLLYLFLETIAAPLLSLKEATAQIPMYLPTNVFDTLIDASRFAANEVFQSTDAGKLSTLFAWTFALIYIAAINGAAFYSFKSRDL from the coding sequence ATGAATATTAAAGAACTGTTTCTCATCGAGCTGATCAAAGTCCAGAAACGCAAAGCTTTTTGGGTCACTGTTGGGTTTTATGCTTTTTTTGGCGCCATCTTTTTGTGGATCATCTCGCAAGGTTCGTTTTCGGTTAATAGCGAGATTTATCAAGGGTTTTCGCTCCCCAACGATTGGATGAGCGTGCTTGGCCAGTTTAAGCTATTCAGCATTATTTACTTGCCCGTAACTATTATTTTGCTTTCATCCGATGAGTTTGCCAATAGAACCGCTCGGCAAAACATCATCGATGGGCTTACCCGCGAAGATTATTTTCTCTCCAAACTGATTTTAGTTTTTTTTATTTCCGCCGTTTATTTGCTCCTGTTCATCGGGTTGGGGCTGGCTGTGGCATCCTTCAAACAAGCGGTTTCCCATAATGCCATTCGCCTACTCGAGATCAATCTTTTTACTTCGTATTTCGTGCTCCTGATTGGCTATGGCACGCTTGCCTTATTTTTTTCATTTTTAGCGCAAAACACGGCAAACGCATTGGTGTTTTATTTGCTCTACCTTTTCCTTGAAACCATCGCCGCTCCGCTTTTGTCCTTAAAAGAGGCTACCGCGCAAATTCCCATGTATTTGCCAACCAATGTATTCGACACGCTCATCGATGCGTCGCGCTTTGCAGCAAATGAAGTCTTTCAGTCCACAGATGCGGGAAAGCTTTCAACCTTATTCGCCTGGACTTTCGCGTTGATCTATATTGCCGCCATTAACGGCGCTGCGTTTTACAGCTTTAAATCCAGAGATTTATAA
- a CDS encoding carboxypeptidase-like regulatory domain-containing protein, whose translation MKKLMIVLSLLALPLTALAEGRILGRVVDQNGDAQAEVTVRIAQGKTFWQGAITNDAGFFRLEDVPAGEYSIAAYAKGKIRTWYGSIITNDATTRYDIEVHSLEPEKPEVAKKKTNE comes from the coding sequence ATGAAAAAATTAATGATTGTATTGTCACTATTGGCGTTGCCATTAACAGCATTAGCGGAAGGGCGTATTTTAGGACGCGTCGTCGACCAAAATGGGGACGCCCAAGCGGAAGTTACTGTCAGAATTGCGCAAGGAAAAACCTTCTGGCAAGGCGCGATTACCAATGATGCTGGTTTTTTTCGCTTAGAGGATGTTCCTGCAGGCGAATATAGCATCGCCGCTTATGCAAAAGGCAAAATTCGTACGTGGTATGGAAGCATTATTACAAACGATGCCACCACTCGCTACGACATCGAAGTCCATTCTTTGGAACCAGAAAAACCTGAAGTTGCCAAAAAGAAAACAAACGAATAA
- a CDS encoding TIGR00266 family protein has protein sequence MADIIDYKLFGDDMQIVEVELDPQEGVRAEVGAMLYMEDGIQMQTDTGGGLFSGFKRMLTGESFFITSFVNQGHGKQRVAFAAPYPGKIVPLDLGQLGGEFLCQKDGFLCCANGVDINVAFTRRIGSGLFGGEGFILQRLTGDGLAFIHAGGTIIKRELQAGESLRVDTGCLVALAPSVDYDINFVGGFKNALFGGEGLFLAKLTGPGTVYLQSLPFSRIADRILASLPSGGHSHFGDED, from the coding sequence ATGGCAGATATTATCGATTACAAATTGTTTGGCGACGATATGCAGATCGTCGAAGTTGAGCTCGATCCGCAAGAAGGCGTTCGTGCTGAAGTTGGCGCGATGCTCTACATGGAAGATGGCATTCAGATGCAAACAGACACCGGCGGCGGCTTGTTCAGCGGATTTAAACGCATGCTCACAGGCGAAAGCTTTTTCATCACCTCCTTTGTCAATCAAGGGCATGGAAAACAGCGTGTGGCTTTTGCCGCGCCGTATCCGGGAAAAATTGTTCCGCTTGATCTTGGCCAGCTTGGCGGCGAATTTCTTTGTCAAAAAGATGGCTTTCTTTGCTGTGCCAATGGCGTCGATATCAATGTGGCTTTTACTCGGCGGATTGGATCGGGACTTTTTGGCGGCGAAGGATTTATTTTGCAGCGCTTAACTGGCGACGGTTTAGCATTTATTCATGCGGGCGGCACGATTATCAAGCGCGAGCTGCAAGCCGGCGAGTCGCTGCGTGTCGATACAGGCTGCTTGGTGGCGCTTGCTCCCTCTGTTGATTACGATATAAATTTTGTGGGCGGATTTAAAAATGCGCTATTTGGCGGCGAAGGGCTTTTCTTGGCAAAACTCACCGGGCCTGGAACGGTCTATTTGCAGAGCTTGCCATTCTCGAGAATTGCCGATCGAATTTTGGCGTCGTTGCCATCGGGTGGTCACAGCCATTTTGGCGACGAAGATTAA
- the bcp gene encoding thioredoxin-dependent thiol peroxidase: MDLLEVGSEAPLFDTIDQDGNPVRLEALRGQKVVLYFYPKDSTPGCTKEACAFRDRFPEFETLQVVVLGVSVDDEKKHKKFAEKYELPFRLLVDTEKKIVQDYKVWGLKKFMGKEYMGTNRVTYLIDENGKIEKVYPKVKPETHAQEILADLQ; encoded by the coding sequence ATGGATTTATTAGAAGTCGGATCGGAAGCGCCTTTATTTGACACCATCGATCAAGACGGCAACCCAGTTCGGCTGGAAGCGCTCAGAGGACAAAAAGTGGTGCTCTACTTTTATCCAAAAGACAGCACACCAGGCTGCACGAAAGAAGCCTGCGCCTTTCGCGATCGATTTCCTGAGTTTGAAACATTACAGGTGGTGGTACTTGGCGTGAGCGTCGATGATGAGAAAAAGCACAAGAAGTTCGCGGAAAAATACGAGTTGCCATTTCGCCTTTTGGTTGATACGGAGAAAAAAATTGTGCAGGATTATAAAGTTTGGGGACTAAAAAAATTCATGGGCAAGGAATACATGGGCACCAATCGCGTGACCTACCTTATCGACGAAAACGGAAAAATTGAGAAGGTTTATCCGAAAGTAAAACCGGAAACCCATGCGCAAGAAATCTTAGCGGATTTGCAGTAG
- a CDS encoding ABC transporter ATP-binding protein, whose product MPVIETIGLTKAFKTRKAVDNVHLTVESGQIFGFLGPNGSGKTTTIGMLLGIIHPTSGAIKLFNSPDIHQARRRVGAILESPNFYPYLTGYENLKISAKIKRCPTSQIDKVIQVMGLKGREHGLVRTFSLGMKQRLAIASALLTNPDLVILDEPTNGLDPEGIKEIREVTKTLASGGKTIFLSSHLLSEVEQVCTHVAILKQGKVMRQGSIVELLSKHFVAAVKHENTALLLQTISEYDKTVRATVKDNFVHAELLDGNLSALNEFLAQKGLFVSHLSDRRVNLEESFFELTGSE is encoded by the coding sequence ATGCCGGTTATCGAGACCATTGGTTTAACAAAAGCGTTCAAAACAAGAAAAGCAGTTGATAACGTCCATTTAACCGTAGAAAGCGGACAAATTTTTGGATTTTTAGGCCCCAATGGAAGCGGGAAAACCACCACCATTGGCATGTTGCTTGGCATTATTCATCCCACTTCTGGCGCTATCAAGCTTTTCAATTCGCCCGATATTCATCAAGCCAGGCGGCGAGTAGGCGCCATTTTAGAATCACCTAATTTTTATCCCTACCTGACAGGTTATGAAAATTTAAAAATCAGTGCAAAAATCAAGCGTTGCCCAACTTCCCAAATAGATAAAGTCATTCAAGTTATGGGACTCAAAGGCCGCGAGCACGGCTTGGTGAGAACCTTTTCCTTAGGAATGAAACAGCGCCTGGCCATTGCGTCTGCCCTGCTCACCAATCCTGACTTGGTCATTTTGGATGAACCAACCAACGGGTTAGACCCGGAAGGCATTAAGGAAATTCGCGAAGTCACCAAAACTTTAGCAAGCGGCGGGAAAACCATTTTCCTTTCGAGCCATTTGCTTAGCGAAGTTGAGCAAGTTTGCACGCACGTGGCCATTTTAAAACAAGGCAAAGTGATGCGCCAAGGCAGCATTGTGGAGCTTTTGAGCAAGCATTTTGTGGCGGCTGTGAAACATGAAAACACGGCGCTGCTTTTGCAAACGATCTCCGAATACGACAAAACCGTGCGCGCAACCGTGAAGGATAATTTTGTACATGCGGAACTTTTGGATGGCAACTTGTCCGCATTAAACGAGTTTTTAGCGCAAAAAGGCCTTTTCGTTTCTCACCTTTCAGATAGAAGGGTCAATCTGGAAGAATCGTTTTTTGAATTAACGGGTTCGGAATAA
- a CDS encoding MlaD family protein encodes MNKEFKVGLTVTLALLLLGASLIWVKDVQVGTKTANILFSNVSGLEIGSPVTINGVKKGKVEALQILGSNVNAQISLAPDVTVYRDATARLLMRELMTGKKIELEPGTPASGELPPGDLIQGLFIADIPELVGYAGEAIDTLRILVGDMRQTLHNANMIIGDQALQEDLKITIKNIRLASSDLVQISRDMRTVDIKGIAQKVDTTLVNINEFSSRLEPELTQTVKHVQGTLTHADTLIESLQDLTSRLSTDKQTLAGKILNDPKFMAKIDSVVTDLDSLVRRGYDDGINVRLKLF; translated from the coding sequence ATGAACAAAGAATTTAAAGTTGGCTTAACGGTTACGCTTGCCTTGCTTTTGCTCGGAGCATCTTTGATTTGGGTGAAGGATGTGCAAGTCGGCACAAAAACGGCAAACATTCTTTTTTCAAATGTGAGCGGGCTTGAAATCGGTTCGCCCGTCACGATTAACGGGGTGAAAAAAGGGAAAGTTGAAGCGCTGCAAATTTTGGGGAGCAACGTCAATGCGCAAATTTCGCTTGCACCCGACGTGACGGTATATCGCGATGCTACGGCGCGGCTGCTGATGCGAGAACTGATGACTGGCAAAAAAATTGAACTTGAGCCCGGAACGCCGGCGTCGGGCGAGCTGCCACCTGGCGATTTAATTCAAGGACTGTTCATCGCCGACATTCCCGAACTTGTGGGCTATGCTGGGGAAGCCATCGACACGCTGCGCATTTTGGTTGGCGATATGCGCCAGACGCTCCACAATGCCAACATGATTATCGGCGACCAAGCATTGCAGGAAGATTTGAAAATCACGATCAAAAATATTCGCCTCGCTTCGAGCGACTTGGTGCAAATCAGCCGCGACATGCGAACCGTCGACATCAAAGGCATTGCGCAAAAAGTAGACACCACGCTTGTCAATATCAACGAATTTTCAAGTCGGCTGGAACCGGAACTCACGCAAACCGTGAAGCACGTGCAAGGCACACTCACCCATGCCGACACCTTAATTGAATCGCTGCAAGATCTTACGTCAAGATTAAGCACCGATAAACAAACGCTTGCAGGCAAAATTCTTAACGATCCAAAATTTATGGCCAAAATCGACAGCGTGGTTACCGATTTGGATTCGTTGGTGAGAAGAGGCTACGACGATGGGATTAACGTGCGGCTAAAGTTATTTTAA
- a CDS encoding peptidase MA family metallohydrolase, with protein MKLRVIVQRLFVGLFFLLAVSFSRSASAQPEAYNHPELEWRTITTPHFTVSYHEGAERSARVAANIAEDVYGPITSLYNHDPGVVNIIIKDTDDYSNGGAYFFENKIEIWAPALEFPMRGQHNWLRNVITHEYTHIVTLTAAMKFGTTFPAGYLQIFGYEQVRRPDVLYGFPNVLVSYPVAGISFPFWLAEGVAQYQRPEFRYDTWDSHRDMILRALVLDDKLFDLPALSNYASKKGIEYEFTYNSGYALTHYLAAKYGEDKLDSLCKTLADLTVLDASDALEIVYEKPAEAIYQEWKNDLKQDYLARTQKVRANLQEGRVVAKVGYLNTNPLFSADGKSLFYTSNLGADFSAQSLVMSDVEKDSIFSKTTASSNALHKTTLAELPVDVHAGGTCKVCGHHFSPNRDVLNGGVGSRLQLSADGNTLFYSKYTGTSFKIQKFNDLFTFDLEKKEETRLTYQQRLETPVFSPDGKRFVARTEKDGTANLIEGLFSADTAAQHLQKLTQYENGEQVFTPVYSADGSRIFFALGVRNQRRLMQLVRKTGEVKPLFDATESQNAELPVDDRDPALSPDGHFLYFASDRSGIFNIYRLNFETGKTEQLTNVLGGAFMPSVDSAGHLAYATFTSDGYKIAVMNAPKPLEQADANYVARNPVRPFGEPQHRLSPSTETLPSEPALPLMADRSEPQRLSRYDDTALKEYPEKEYEMIFSSPLVMPIVRFDAYAKSQGSFLKDAWRAAKFGAAVFSQEALGKLSIGGALTIAPGSSVSGGASGVAGLFELERDAFLSLEYSDQNILPAAMLPKLTLDIYHQTRNVENAGTFKEGIDSTTFNVFYKLTEYDLSLDFRVPMEHWLFQASQFRLTGIYSTYSSKIGAFFWEPLGQTVTASSDDYFIGKAVSFLWKMDLRARTADRAINPIGFRSAIRFDYESSKLQDDVELTDAGTVIPAYKTYNIPRLTADLHFNLPMPIRKHTFNVRSYSALNFTGGNTDFFFHNFISGLLGMRGYEYYAIGGEKATFLHAEYRFPLVENINVQFLQFYFDKVYLSGYFDMGAAWSVGGMPSVENWRKDVGLELRLEAPSYYVFPTRVFLSATYGLDKFKVALQDEFYTNDGRDYVTYGGSWMIHFGMLFEFDLLLDAAKHSFRSILY; from the coding sequence ATGAAGTTACGGGTAATCGTTCAGCGGCTTTTCGTCGGTTTATTTTTTCTTTTGGCAGTGAGCTTCAGTCGAAGCGCGTCGGCGCAGCCCGAAGCCTATAACCACCCGGAACTGGAATGGCGAACCATCACAACGCCACATTTCACGGTTAGCTACCACGAGGGCGCAGAGCGTTCGGCGCGCGTGGCTGCAAACATCGCCGAAGATGTTTATGGACCAATTACTTCGCTGTATAATCACGACCCGGGCGTGGTTAATATCATTATCAAAGACACGGACGATTACTCCAACGGCGGCGCCTATTTTTTTGAGAATAAGATTGAAATTTGGGCGCCGGCGCTTGAATTTCCAATGCGTGGCCAGCACAATTGGTTGCGGAACGTCATCACGCACGAATACACCCATATCGTAACGCTCACCGCTGCCATGAAGTTTGGCACCACTTTTCCCGCCGGTTATTTGCAAATTTTTGGCTATGAGCAGGTTCGCCGCCCCGATGTGCTGTATGGATTTCCAAATGTGCTGGTTTCTTATCCGGTTGCTGGCATTAGTTTTCCGTTTTGGCTGGCTGAAGGCGTTGCGCAATATCAGCGACCTGAATTTCGTTACGACACGTGGGATTCTCACCGCGACATGATCCTTCGCGCGCTTGTCCTCGACGACAAGCTCTTCGATTTGCCCGCCCTCTCGAATTACGCCTCTAAAAAAGGCATCGAGTATGAATTTACTTACAATTCCGGCTACGCGCTCACGCATTACCTTGCCGCCAAATACGGCGAAGACAAGCTGGACTCGCTTTGCAAAACACTGGCCGACCTCACCGTGCTGGATGCGAGCGACGCGCTCGAGATCGTTTATGAAAAACCGGCTGAGGCGATTTATCAAGAGTGGAAAAATGATTTGAAGCAAGATTATCTGGCGCGGACGCAAAAAGTGCGGGCGAATTTGCAGGAAGGCCGCGTGGTCGCAAAGGTCGGCTACTTGAACACCAATCCGTTGTTTTCTGCTGATGGCAAATCGCTATTTTATACGTCCAATCTTGGCGCGGACTTCAGCGCTCAGTCGCTTGTGATGAGCGATGTGGAAAAAGACTCCATTTTTTCCAAAACGACCGCATCTTCAAACGCGCTTCATAAAACCACGCTCGCCGAATTGCCCGTCGATGTGCACGCCGGCGGAACTTGCAAAGTTTGCGGGCATCATTTTAGCCCAAATCGCGATGTGCTAAACGGCGGGGTTGGCTCGCGGCTTCAGCTTTCGGCGGATGGCAACACGCTGTTTTATTCGAAGTACACGGGCACTTCGTTTAAAATTCAGAAGTTCAACGACCTTTTTACGTTCGACCTTGAAAAGAAAGAAGAAACTCGCCTCACATATCAGCAGCGTTTGGAAACGCCGGTATTTTCTCCCGATGGAAAGCGCTTCGTTGCCCGAACCGAAAAAGATGGAACGGCGAATTTGATAGAAGGCCTGTTCAGCGCCGATACGGCGGCGCAGCATTTGCAAAAACTGACGCAATACGAAAATGGCGAACAGGTTTTTACACCGGTTTACAGCGCCGATGGTTCGCGGATTTTCTTTGCGCTTGGCGTTCGCAACCAACGACGCTTGATGCAGCTTGTCCGAAAAACTGGCGAAGTGAAGCCGCTCTTCGACGCCACCGAATCCCAAAATGCTGAGCTGCCCGTCGATGATCGCGATCCAGCGCTCAGCCCCGATGGGCATTTTCTTTATTTCGCGAGCGATCGTTCAGGCATTTTCAATATTTATCGCTTGAATTTTGAAACCGGAAAAACCGAGCAATTGACAAATGTACTCGGCGGCGCGTTCATGCCGTCGGTGGATTCGGCAGGACATTTGGCCTATGCGACGTTTACTTCGGATGGCTACAAAATCGCCGTGATGAACGCGCCCAAACCGCTTGAACAGGCTGATGCAAATTATGTGGCCAGAAATCCCGTTCGGCCTTTCGGCGAACCGCAGCATCGCCTGAGCCCGAGCACGGAGACTTTGCCAAGCGAGCCCGCTTTGCCGCTGATGGCGGATCGCTCGGAACCGCAGCGACTTTCGCGCTACGACGACACAGCGCTAAAAGAGTATCCCGAAAAAGAATACGAGATGATTTTTTCCTCGCCGCTCGTTATGCCGATTGTTCGCTTCGACGCGTATGCGAAATCGCAAGGCAGTTTTTTGAAAGATGCGTGGCGTGCGGCAAAGTTTGGCGCGGCGGTTTTTTCGCAAGAAGCGTTGGGAAAGCTGAGCATCGGTGGCGCGCTGACAATCGCGCCCGGCTCAAGTGTTTCAGGCGGTGCTTCGGGTGTTGCGGGGCTTTTTGAACTCGAGCGCGACGCCTTTCTCTCGCTGGAATACAGCGACCAGAACATTTTGCCTGCAGCGATGCTTCCAAAACTGACGCTCGATATTTATCACCAAACGCGCAACGTGGAGAACGCTGGCACATTCAAAGAAGGCATCGATAGCACCACATTCAATGTTTTTTACAAACTCACCGAGTATGATCTGTCATTGGATTTTCGCGTTCCGATGGAGCATTGGTTGTTTCAGGCCAGCCAGTTTCGCCTAACGGGCATTTATAGCACGTATTCTTCCAAAATCGGCGCGTTTTTTTGGGAGCCACTTGGCCAAACCGTTACGGCGTCTTCGGACGATTATTTTATCGGAAAAGCCGTTTCGTTTTTGTGGAAAATGGATTTGCGAGCACGAACAGCCGATCGTGCGATTAACCCAATTGGGTTTCGATCCGCGATTCGCTTCGATTACGAAAGCAGCAAATTGCAAGATGATGTGGAACTGACAGACGCCGGCACGGTAATTCCGGCGTATAAAACCTACAATATTCCGCGTCTCACCGCCGATTTGCATTTCAACCTGCCAATGCCGATTCGCAAGCACACCTTCAACGTGCGTTCTTACTCAGCGCTGAATTTCACAGGCGGCAACACGGATTTCTTTTTTCACAATTTCATTTCCGGCTTGCTCGGCATGAGAGGCTATGAATATTACGCCATTGGCGGCGAGAAGGCCACGTTCTTGCATGCTGAATACCGTTTCCCGCTTGTCGAAAACATCAATGTGCAGTTCTTGCAATTCTATTTCGATAAAGTTTATCTCTCCGGCTACTTTGATATGGGCGCAGCGTGGTCGGTGGGTGGAATGCCAAGCGTGGAAAATTGGCGCAAAGATGTTGGCCTGGAACTTCGCTTGGAAGCGCCGTCGTATTATGTGTTCCCAACGCGCGTTTTCTTAAGCGCAACCTACGGTTTGGATAAGTTCAAGGTCGCGCTGCAAGATGAATTCTACACCAATGACGGTCGCGATTATGTCACTTACGGCGGTAGTTGGATGATTCACTTCGGAATGCTTTTTGAATTTGATCTATTGCTCGATGCGGCGAAACACAGTTTCCGAAGCATCCTATATTAG
- the xerD gene encoding site-specific tyrosine recombinase XerD, with translation MQNLTPIYARYLREFLNYLRLERNLSENTKASYAHDLTRYLLYVQDSHENLDEVRAEDVRKFITELHDLGLEASSISRNISAIRSLHKFLSAEKKIRKNVAEEVILPKLGKYLPTVLNQQEVDKLLEMPLHPENPKPKLAIRDKAILEFLYATGVRVSELVELKQQNLFFDSGFARIFGKGAKERLVPVGSSAIHAVETYQKTIRIKLVNRASADFLFLNARGKKLTRMSIYNIVQEYAQQAGIEKSISPHTLRHSFATHLLEGGADLRSVQEMLGHSSIKATQIYTHVDRAFIKEVHKSFHPRG, from the coding sequence TTGCAAAACTTAACGCCCATATATGCTCGCTACTTGAGGGAGTTTTTAAATTACCTTCGGCTCGAGCGAAATCTTTCGGAAAATACGAAAGCGTCGTACGCGCATGACTTAACGCGCTACTTGCTCTATGTTCAAGATTCGCATGAGAATTTAGATGAAGTGCGCGCTGAGGATGTCCGAAAGTTTATCACCGAGCTGCACGATTTAGGTTTGGAAGCGTCGTCTATTTCGCGAAACATTTCAGCGATTCGCAGCCTGCATAAATTTTTATCAGCAGAAAAGAAAATCCGAAAAAATGTGGCCGAAGAGGTCATTTTGCCCAAACTCGGAAAATATTTGCCGACGGTTTTGAACCAGCAAGAAGTAGATAAATTGCTGGAAATGCCGTTGCATCCAGAAAATCCCAAACCCAAATTGGCAATTCGCGACAAAGCCATTCTTGAATTTTTATACGCGACGGGCGTTCGCGTCAGCGAGTTGGTGGAATTAAAACAGCAGAACTTGTTTTTCGATTCGGGTTTTGCAAGAATTTTTGGAAAAGGGGCAAAAGAGCGACTTGTGCCGGTCGGAAGTTCAGCAATTCATGCGGTTGAAACCTATCAAAAGACGATTCGGATTAAGCTGGTTAATCGCGCGTCTGCCGATTTCTTGTTTTTAAACGCCCGCGGCAAAAAACTCACGCGCATGTCGATCTACAACATCGTGCAAGAATATGCGCAGCAGGCGGGCATTGAAAAGTCAATCAGTCCACACACCCTGCGGCATTCGTTTGCCACACACTTGCTTGAGGGAGGCGCAGATTTGCGCTCGGTGCAAGAAATGCTCGGGCACAGCTCGATCAAGGCCACCCAAATCTACACACACGTCGACCGCGCGTTTATCAAAGAAGTGCATAAATCATTTCATCCAAGAGGATGA